The sequence CTTGCCCGTAGCTTTGGCGACCTGCGCTTCCAGTCTGTGTTTCTCTTCCGCGCCTAACTCACGGATGCTTACGATTTCGGCGTCAGCAATTCCGAGCCGCTCGTTAATCTGCGCAATCGCTTCTTTGACGATCTGGTCGAAGGCATGAATGCGACGATTCAATATCAGTATCGCGGTGAAGTTGCGAATTTCAGGCAGAAGCCCTGCCTTCCTGGCAATCGCATCCAGAAGTTTCAACTTCTGCTCGCTGGAAAGTGAGGGAGTATCCCAGATCGTCCGCAGC is a genomic window of Terriglobales bacterium containing:
- the atpH gene encoding ATP synthase F1 subunit delta, whose product is MASFVGVYARALADVVIHRNIDANRVAAELNSLETFLRESAELRTIWDTPSLSSEQKLKLLDAIARKAGLLPEIRNFTAILILNRRIHAFDQIVKEAIAQINERLGIADAEIVSIRELGAEEKHRLEAQVAKATGKKLRVRYLLDQGLMGGVLVKVGSTVYDGSVRGQLRRMKEQLAAS